Proteins from a genomic interval of Paenibacillus sp. FSL H8-0048:
- a CDS encoding nicotinate phosphoribosyltransferase: MRRELALHTDKYQINMMYAHWVNGTHKRRAVFEAYFRKLPFGNGFAVFAGLERIAQYIAELRFTEEDIRYLSEQEENYAPAFLEELLQFHFQGSLHSMKEGALVFPDEPLIRVEGTIMEAQLVETAILNFMNYQTLIATKASRIKQVAPNDTLLEFGTRRAQEADAAVWGARAAYVGGFHATSNMLAGKKFGIPTKGTHAHSWVQSFPSEQEAFDAYARVMPDGVTLLVDTFDTLRSGVPNAINTAKKLEAQGKRMNGIRLDSGDLAYLSRKAREMLDEAGLQYVKIVASNDLDENTIMNLKSQGAAIDTWGVGTQLITASDQPSLGGVYKLVEIEAPSGEMIPTIKISSNPEKVSTPGKKEVYRIIGQNGKALADYISFADEPAPRSGVRLKLFNPLHPYMKKHVERYDTVRMLEPVVVNGFQVYTLPDLAEIRRYHQEQLDLFWPEYLRKLNPEVFRVNLSEQLWNRKQQLIAEHMITDVE, translated from the coding sequence TTGAGGAGAGAACTTGCTCTACATACAGACAAATACCAGATTAATATGATGTATGCCCACTGGGTGAACGGTACGCATAAGCGCCGGGCAGTATTCGAAGCCTACTTCCGCAAGCTGCCCTTCGGCAACGGGTTCGCCGTGTTCGCCGGACTGGAGCGGATTGCCCAGTACATCGCGGAGCTGCGGTTCACTGAAGAGGATATCCGCTACCTGTCGGAGCAGGAGGAGAATTATGCGCCGGCCTTCCTGGAGGAGCTGCTGCAGTTCCATTTCCAGGGCAGTCTCCATTCCATGAAGGAAGGGGCACTTGTGTTCCCGGATGAGCCGCTGATCCGGGTCGAAGGCACAATTATGGAGGCGCAGCTGGTTGAGACTGCGATCCTCAACTTCATGAACTATCAGACGCTGATTGCTACCAAGGCGTCGCGGATCAAGCAGGTGGCCCCTAACGACACGCTGCTGGAGTTCGGAACGCGCCGCGCGCAGGAAGCAGATGCCGCAGTCTGGGGCGCCCGCGCCGCTTATGTCGGCGGCTTCCATGCGACCTCTAACATGCTGGCCGGCAAGAAGTTCGGCATCCCTACGAAGGGCACCCATGCCCATTCCTGGGTGCAGAGCTTCCCGAGCGAGCAGGAGGCGTTCGACGCTTATGCGAGAGTGATGCCGGACGGCGTGACACTCTTGGTAGATACGTTCGATACCCTGCGCAGCGGTGTGCCGAACGCGATCAACACCGCCAAGAAGCTGGAAGCCCAAGGTAAGCGGATGAACGGTATCCGGCTGGATAGCGGTGACCTTGCTTATCTGTCCCGCAAGGCCCGTGAAATGCTGGATGAAGCCGGACTGCAGTATGTGAAGATTGTGGCCTCCAATGATCTGGATGAGAATACTATCATGAACTTGAAGTCGCAAGGGGCGGCAATTGACACATGGGGAGTCGGAACTCAGCTCATTACCGCTTCGGATCAGCCTTCACTCGGCGGCGTCTACAAGCTGGTTGAGATTGAAGCGCCAAGCGGTGAGATGATTCCTACAATCAAGATCTCTTCTAACCCCGAGAAGGTCTCTACGCCCGGCAAAAAGGAAGTCTACCGCATTATCGGGCAGAACGGCAAGGCGCTGGCTGATTATATCAGCTTCGCGGATGAGCCTGCGCCCCGCAGCGGTGTCCGGCTGAAGCTGTTCAACCCGCTGCATCCTTATATGAAGAAGCATGTGGAGCGTTACGACACAGTGCGGATGCTGGAGCCGGTTGTGGTGAACGGGTTCCAGGTCTATACCCTGCCGGATTTGGCGGAGATCCGCCGTTACCATCAGGAGCAGCTCGACCTCTTCTGGCCGGAGTACCTGCGTAAGCTGAACCCGGAGGTCTTCCGCGTGAATCTCAGCGAGCAGCTATGGAACCGCAAGCAGCAGCTGATTGCAGAGCATATGATCACCGATGTGGAGTAG
- a CDS encoding glycosyl hydrolase family 8, with the protein MNKPTKRKLHWASLLLLCLAIFILPAGSAFAAVNKPFPQHTTYTSGTIKPNHVSQTALDNAVKTKWDAWKGTYLKPAGTGKYYVKYNSNGETVSEAQGYGMLFTVLMAGYDGNAQTYYNGLYNYYTEHPSSINPYLMSWKQNSSFQNVEGQNSATDGDLDIAYSLLLAHKQWGSSGTVNYLQAATNIINAIMNNDINQSQWTIRLGDWANSGSYNTATRPSDFMVNHFKAFQAATGDARWQNVTNKTYTLINSLYSGYSSTTGLLPDFVVYSNNTYQPAAANFLESQRDGDYNYNSCRVPWRITTDYLLTGDNRALSQLTQLNSWIKTKTGGTPGNIKDGYKLDGTTFGSYNSGAFYGPFGVGAMTSSSNQSWLNSLWSHTANSAPENYYEDSLKLFSMIVMSGNWWAY; encoded by the coding sequence ATGAACAAGCCAACCAAGCGCAAGCTGCACTGGGCAAGTCTGCTGCTTCTTTGTTTAGCCATCTTCATCCTGCCTGCGGGGTCCGCCTTCGCCGCTGTCAACAAGCCGTTCCCGCAGCACACGACCTACACCAGCGGAACTATCAAGCCGAATCATGTAAGCCAGACTGCACTGGATAATGCGGTGAAGACTAAATGGGATGCCTGGAAGGGGACATACCTCAAGCCGGCAGGCACCGGGAAATACTATGTGAAGTATAATTCGAATGGCGAGACCGTATCTGAAGCGCAGGGCTACGGAATGCTGTTCACCGTCCTGATGGCCGGCTATGACGGCAATGCGCAGACCTATTACAATGGACTCTATAATTATTACACCGAGCATCCCAGCTCTATTAATCCTTACCTGATGTCCTGGAAGCAGAACAGCAGCTTTCAGAATGTCGAAGGCCAGAACTCGGCCACAGACGGCGACTTGGATATCGCTTACTCTCTGCTGCTCGCTCATAAGCAATGGGGAAGCAGCGGAACGGTTAACTACTTGCAGGCTGCGACCAATATTATCAACGCCATTATGAATAATGACATCAATCAGTCCCAATGGACAATCCGTCTCGGAGACTGGGCGAACAGCGGCTCTTATAACACAGCCACCCGCCCTTCGGATTTCATGGTGAATCATTTCAAAGCCTTCCAGGCCGCTACGGGGGATGCCCGCTGGCAGAACGTAACGAACAAGACTTATACCTTAATCAACAGCCTGTATAGCGGCTATAGCTCCACAACCGGTCTGCTTCCTGACTTCGTAGTCTATTCTAACAATACGTATCAGCCTGCTGCTGCGAACTTCCTGGAATCTCAGCGTGACGGGGATTACAACTATAATTCGTGCCGGGTTCCATGGCGGATCACCACCGATTATCTGCTTACCGGCGACAATCGCGCCTTATCCCAGCTGACTCAGCTCAACTCCTGGATTAAGACCAAGACAGGAGGCACGCCAGGCAATATCAAGGATGGCTACAAGCTGGACGGAACCACCTTCGGAAGCTACAACAGCGGAGCCTTCTACGGCCCCTTCGGAGTGGGCGCAATGACCTCATCCTCGAACCAGAGCTGGCTGAACTCCCTCTGGAGCCATACGGCTAACAGCGCACCGGAGAATTATTATGAAGACAGCCTCAAGCTGTTCTCGATGATTGTCATGTCAGGCAACTGGTGGGCTTACTAA
- a CDS encoding 2-oxoacid:acceptor oxidoreductase family protein: protein MVQLPIVNELGFFEIRLESIGGLGANLAGKMLAEAGVVGAGLNGVSFSSYGSEKKGSAVKAHIRFCDMDTHIRDTSPVERPHVVGVFHEALAKTVNVTSGIHEHSTVLVNSAKTPEELRELLKMKAGTIAVIDATSIALKEKNRVNMAMLGALFRLCPFLDTEIMKGVIEKSLGKKYPQAVQSAITTFERGYNEVKFMQFELAAGDSMPEYVRSDISALGYETQPMGGTITNPGGSFLKNLSISRSGMLPVYEMESCINCAQCDTVCPDQCFVWEERLDRKGRSQMFLLGIDYQYCKGCLKCIGACPTSALSSMREKEGFADSHTVKHQFDLVTPV, encoded by the coding sequence GTGGTACAATTGCCAATAGTAAATGAACTGGGATTCTTTGAGATTCGTCTGGAATCCATTGGAGGCCTGGGCGCGAACCTGGCAGGTAAAATGCTGGCGGAAGCAGGAGTGGTCGGCGCAGGGCTGAACGGCGTCAGCTTCTCATCGTACGGTTCGGAGAAGAAGGGGTCTGCGGTTAAGGCTCACATCCGTTTCTGTGATATGGATACCCATATCCGCGATACTTCGCCGGTCGAGCGTCCGCATGTTGTCGGCGTATTTCACGAAGCACTTGCCAAGACCGTTAATGTAACCAGCGGAATTCATGAACACAGCACCGTTCTCGTGAACTCGGCCAAGACGCCGGAAGAACTCAGAGAGCTGCTGAAGATGAAGGCCGGCACGATTGCAGTGATTGATGCTACCAGCATCGCGCTCAAGGAGAAGAACCGCGTCAATATGGCCATGCTGGGGGCGCTTTTCCGGCTCTGCCCGTTCCTTGACACTGAAATTATGAAGGGCGTCATTGAAAAGTCCCTCGGCAAAAAATATCCGCAGGCTGTCCAGTCCGCTATTACAACCTTCGAGCGCGGCTACAATGAAGTGAAGTTCATGCAGTTCGAGCTGGCTGCCGGAGACAGCATGCCGGAATATGTACGTTCCGATATCTCGGCTCTCGGTTATGAGACGCAGCCGATGGGCGGAACGATTACGAATCCTGGCGGCAGCTTCCTGAAGAATCTAAGCATCTCCCGTTCCGGTATGCTTCCGGTCTATGAAATGGAGTCCTGCATTAACTGCGCACAGTGTGACACGGTATGTCCTGACCAGTGCTTCGTGTGGGAAGAGCGTCTGGACCGCAAGGGCCGTTCGCAGATGTTCCTGCTCGGTATTGACTACCAGTACTGTAAAGGCTGCCTGAAATGTATCGGTGCCTGTCCGACCTCAGCATTATCCAGCATGAGAGAGAAGGAAGGCTTCGCAGACAGTCATACCGTAAAGCATCAGTTCGATCTGGTAACTCCAGTCTAA
- a CDS encoding thiamine pyrophosphate-dependent enzyme: MAIDYEKELGSAKVEQKFLYESGNEMAAYAAHQINYHVMGYFPISPSTEVAQFLDTMKASGQHDIMLVPSDGEHSSAGICYGASTAGGRVFNATSAQGYMFMLEQLPVQAGTRMPMVMNLVCRSISGPLNIHGDHSDLYFALNTGWPILMCRDPQSVYDMNLMALKLAEHAKVRLPVMVASDGYFTSHQKRRVQAFAHREDVHKFVGEQPPAGFTDTLDRNNPVTVGPYMNEPDYINNRYQQSVAMYNAGEVFEEIAQEFAELTGRHYEMIEQYRMEDADVAVFLMNSASEIIKDVVDQLREQGVKAGAISPNMIRPFPQKQIAEALKNVKAITVGDRADSVGGHGGNMVNEIKAALFTYGNTTTKVISRIYGLGGKDFYAEDGHHFFQLAMDAVVADRVEIPFDYYGHNPGAPENAPKRLLKPMDFDKLKTGLITVTQNEETGKLSVRVPPVRSLMKKPRRLSPGHGACPGCGIFSGLELFFKGIEGDIVALYHTGCAMVTTTGYPYSSHKSTFIHNLFQNGAATLSGVVEMFWERKRRGELDGLGLKEDFTFVMVTGDGGMDIGMGPAIGAALRGHKMIIVEYDNEGYMNTGAQQSYSTPLGHRTSTSSIGKTQQGKVTQHKDTAQIMAATNIPYVFTGCEAYPQDMLKKAAKAQWYAQNEGLVYGKILIACPLNWMSEDKDGTDIVSLAVESCFFPLYEVEQGITSITYNPEDKDKRIEVSAWLKTMGKTRHLLKPENEPALRSFEGEVQRRWSRLKAKHEHPDL; the protein is encoded by the coding sequence GTGGCTATTGATTATGAAAAAGAACTAGGCTCCGCCAAGGTGGAGCAGAAATTCCTATACGAGTCCGGCAATGAAATGGCGGCCTATGCCGCGCATCAGATTAACTATCATGTCATGGGTTATTTCCCGATCTCCCCATCGACTGAGGTGGCCCAGTTCCTCGATACGATGAAGGCCAGCGGCCAGCACGATATCATGCTGGTACCGTCCGACGGCGAGCACAGCTCCGCCGGGATCTGCTATGGCGCTTCTACAGCGGGCGGCCGTGTGTTCAATGCAACGAGCGCTCAAGGCTACATGTTCATGCTGGAGCAATTGCCTGTACAAGCAGGTACGCGGATGCCGATGGTCATGAACCTGGTCTGCCGTTCGATCTCGGGACCGCTGAATATTCACGGAGACCATTCGGATCTGTACTTTGCCCTGAACACCGGCTGGCCGATCCTGATGTGCCGTGATCCGCAGTCGGTCTATGATATGAACCTGATGGCCCTGAAGCTGGCGGAGCACGCCAAGGTCCGGCTGCCGGTGATGGTGGCCTCTGACGGCTACTTCACTTCGCACCAGAAGCGCCGGGTACAGGCTTTTGCCCACCGTGAGGATGTTCACAAGTTCGTTGGCGAACAGCCGCCTGCAGGCTTCACTGATACCCTGGACCGTAATAACCCGGTCACTGTGGGACCTTACATGAATGAACCGGATTACATTAACAACCGTTATCAGCAATCCGTTGCGATGTACAATGCCGGTGAAGTGTTCGAAGAGATCGCGCAGGAGTTCGCAGAGCTGACCGGACGCCATTATGAGATGATCGAGCAGTACCGGATGGAGGATGCCGATGTCGCAGTCTTCCTGATGAACTCCGCTTCGGAGATCATTAAGGATGTAGTCGATCAGCTTCGCGAGCAGGGAGTCAAGGCGGGAGCGATCTCCCCGAACATGATCCGCCCGTTCCCGCAGAAGCAGATTGCCGAAGCGCTGAAGAATGTCAAAGCCATTACTGTAGGTGACCGTGCAGATTCGGTTGGCGGACACGGCGGTAACATGGTGAACGAGATTAAGGCAGCACTGTTCACTTACGGTAATACCACGACTAAGGTTATCAGCCGGATCTACGGACTGGGCGGTAAAGACTTCTACGCCGAAGACGGACACCACTTCTTCCAGCTGGCTATGGATGCTGTTGTTGCAGACCGTGTCGAGATTCCGTTCGATTACTACGGCCACAATCCGGGAGCGCCGGAGAATGCGCCGAAGCGCCTCTTGAAGCCGATGGACTTCGATAAGCTGAAGACCGGCCTGATCACGGTAACCCAGAACGAAGAGACCGGCAAGCTGAGTGTCAGAGTTCCGCCGGTGCGTTCGCTGATGAAGAAGCCAAGACGCCTGTCTCCAGGGCACGGAGCATGTCCGGGCTGCGGGATTTTCTCCGGGCTGGAGCTGTTCTTCAAGGGGATCGAAGGCGATATCGTAGCGCTCTACCACACCGGCTGTGCGATGGTAACGACTACAGGTTATCCGTATTCCTCCCATAAATCGACGTTCATCCACAATCTGTTCCAGAATGGTGCGGCTACACTGTCCGGTGTGGTTGAGATGTTCTGGGAACGCAAACGCCGGGGTGAGCTTGACGGGCTGGGGCTGAAGGAAGACTTCACGTTCGTGATGGTTACCGGCGACGGCGGAATGGACATCGGAATGGGACCTGCAATCGGTGCAGCGCTGCGCGGCCATAAGATGATTATCGTAGAATATGATAACGAAGGATACATGAACACAGGTGCACAGCAGTCCTATTCGACACCGCTCGGACACCGGACTTCCACCTCAAGCATCGGCAAAACCCAGCAGGGCAAGGTAACCCAGCACAAGGATACAGCACAGATTATGGCGGCTACCAACATTCCTTATGTCTTCACCGGCTGTGAAGCTTATCCGCAGGATATGCTGAAGAAGGCAGCAAAAGCCCAGTGGTATGCGCAAAATGAAGGCCTGGTCTACGGCAAGATTCTCATTGCCTGTCCGCTGAACTGGATGAGTGAAGACAAGGACGGCACGGATATCGTGTCCCTGGCTGTCGAATCCTGCTTCTTCCCGCTCTATGAAGTTGAGCAGGGAATTACAAGTATCACTTACAACCCGGAAGATAAGGACAAACGGATAGAAGTATCCGCCTGGCTGAAGACGATGGGCAAGACCCGCCATCTGCTGAAGCCGGAGAATGAACCGGCTCTGCGCAGCTTCGAGGGTGAAGTTCAGCGCCGCTGGAGCCGCCTCAAAGCGAAGCATGAGCATCCAGACTTGTAA
- a CDS encoding MFS transporter has translation MATVFLIIIYLAFISLGLPDSMLGSAWPIIRLDFGAPVELAGLLSMIVVAGTIISSLASSVVLKRLGTGMVTFISVAVTALALLGFSYSSSVLWVALLALPLGLGAGSIDTGLNNYVATHYKAHHMSWLHCFWGIGAMLGPILMSRYIANGESWRTGFFAVSMIQFALVVVLFFSLPLWTRVSKQGGQQPVEMSEKADSRPAAVPAEGKVLRIKGVKLAMLTFLFYCGVEATVGLWGSSYLVNVKEVSPATAAGWVSLYYGGITAGRLITGFITFRFSNRTLIRGGLAVSLAGALLLALPLPAVYSLVAFILIGLGSAPIFPCMLHETPARFGAEHSQKIMGYQMALAYTGGAFLPPLLGWAAARSTFMILPPAMIGYILVMIVSSEIINRNMSKRQGEVSL, from the coding sequence ATGGCAACGGTATTCTTAATTATTATTTATTTGGCGTTCATCAGCCTGGGACTGCCGGATTCGATGCTTGGCTCAGCCTGGCCGATTATCCGGCTGGATTTCGGGGCTCCGGTCGAGCTGGCCGGACTGCTGTCAATGATAGTGGTCGCCGGGACGATTATCTCAAGCTTGGCCAGCAGTGTGGTACTGAAGCGGCTCGGAACGGGAATGGTTACTTTTATCAGCGTGGCGGTAACGGCTCTTGCCCTGCTCGGCTTCTCTTATTCCTCCTCTGTCCTGTGGGTGGCTCTGCTGGCCTTGCCGCTGGGTCTTGGGGCCGGTTCGATCGACACAGGGTTGAATAATTATGTGGCAACTCATTACAAAGCGCATCATATGAGCTGGCTGCATTGTTTCTGGGGGATAGGGGCTATGCTGGGGCCGATCCTGATGTCGCGGTATATTGCGAATGGTGAGTCATGGAGAACAGGATTTTTCGCGGTCAGCATGATTCAGTTTGCACTAGTCGTGGTACTGTTCTTCAGTCTGCCGCTGTGGACAAGGGTAAGCAAACAGGGCGGACAGCAGCCTGTAGAGATGTCTGAGAAGGCAGATTCCCGGCCGGCGGCCGTTCCCGCTGAGGGTAAGGTGCTGCGGATCAAAGGCGTGAAGCTGGCGATGCTTACCTTCCTGTTCTATTGCGGAGTGGAAGCTACGGTAGGGCTGTGGGGCAGCAGTTATCTGGTGAACGTCAAGGAGGTATCCCCGGCAACGGCGGCCGGATGGGTCTCGCTCTATTATGGCGGAATCACGGCCGGGCGGCTGATTACCGGCTTCATTACCTTCCGGTTCAGCAACCGTACGCTGATTCGCGGCGGACTGGCGGTTTCACTCGCGGGTGCGCTGCTGCTGGCCTTGCCGCTTCCGGCGGTGTATTCACTGGTCGCTTTTATTCTGATTGGCCTTGGCTCGGCACCGATCTTCCCCTGCATGCTGCATGAGACGCCCGCCCGGTTCGGAGCAGAGCATTCGCAGAAGATTATGGGGTATCAGATGGCCTTGGCTTACACCGGCGGTGCGTTTCTGCCTCCACTGCTAGGCTGGGCGGCGGCGCGGAGCACCTTCATGATTCTCCCGCCGGCAATGATCGGGTATATCCTAGTGATGATAGTAAGCTCTGAAATCATTAACCGGAATATGAGCAAACGACAAGGAGAGGTGAGCCTGTAA
- a CDS encoding DUF1349 domain-containing protein — translation MRFIDWQDGAWSNKPVSSRTVDGQLVTLSAEGSDYWEKTMYGFQHDSGHALLAPWDKAEAIEISFVLDGFTELYDQAGIMLWHSSEQWIKAGIELNDGVPHIGAVVTDGYSDWSLSPIPEWKGEVITLRASRMKDAVILRARTENHPWRTIRVARFPYETGSQAGPFLCAPTRAGFEVTFTRWAATAPDADVHTDPPIV, via the coding sequence ATGAGATTCATAGACTGGCAGGATGGAGCATGGAGCAATAAACCGGTGTCAAGCAGAACCGTGGACGGTCAATTGGTGACCCTTTCAGCGGAGGGCAGCGACTACTGGGAAAAAACGATGTACGGCTTCCAGCATGATAGCGGTCATGCGCTGCTTGCCCCCTGGGATAAGGCAGAGGCGATAGAGATCAGCTTTGTTCTGGACGGGTTCACGGAGCTGTATGACCAGGCAGGCATTATGCTATGGCACAGCAGTGAGCAATGGATCAAAGCCGGTATTGAGCTGAATGATGGTGTTCCCCATATAGGTGCAGTTGTGACGGACGGTTACTCTGACTGGTCATTGTCCCCTATTCCTGAATGGAAGGGCGAGGTGATTACCCTGCGGGCTTCGCGGATGAAGGATGCGGTAATCCTCAGAGCGCGAACTGAGAATCATCCATGGCGGACCATCCGAGTTGCCCGGTTCCCGTATGAGACTGGCAGCCAAGCGGGACCATTCCTGTGTGCTCCGACGCGGGCTGGCTTTGAGGTCACCTTCACTCGCTGGGCGGCAACAGCACCCGATGCAGACGTTCATACAGACCCGCCAATCGTATAG
- a CDS encoding MogA/MoaB family molybdenum cofactor biosynthesis protein: MSSVEEHRSEAPDSVACYIITVSDTRTIDTDTGGPLIQSLLEGAGYTVTGRTIVKDDYEDIRELVYKSSVHSGIEAVLLTGGTGISPRDTTYEAVASLLDKSLPGFGEIFRLLSFTEDIGSAAMLSRAIAGTIGSTAVFSMPGSTGAIKLAMERLILPELRHVMREIYKRS; this comes from the coding sequence ATATCATCCGTCGAAGAACACCGGAGCGAAGCCCCGGATTCAGTCGCTTGCTACATCATAACGGTCTCAGATACCCGGACCATCGATACGGACACCGGAGGGCCTCTGATCCAGAGTCTGCTGGAAGGCGCCGGCTATACCGTGACCGGACGCACCATCGTCAAGGATGATTATGAGGATATCCGGGAGCTGGTCTACAAAAGCTCCGTCCATTCCGGCATCGAAGCTGTGCTTCTGACAGGAGGGACCGGTATTTCCCCCCGTGACACCACCTATGAGGCCGTAGCCTCTCTGCTGGACAAGTCGCTGCCGGGCTTCGGGGAGATTTTCCGGCTGCTGAGCTTCACCGAAGATATCGGCTCAGCCGCTATGCTCAGCCGGGCCATTGCCGGCACGATCGGCAGCACCGCTGTCTTCTCCATGCCCGGCTCCACCGGTGCGATCAAGCTGGCCATGGAACGGCTGATCCTGCCCGAGCTGCGCCACGTCATGCGCGAGATCTACAAGCGTTCGTGA
- a CDS encoding CobW family GTP-binding protein, with protein MEQSLPVYILSGFLGSGKTTLLQRLLDHWNLQGLRPAVIMNELGEVNLDGLLVEQSVPMAEMLGGCICCTSRGDLSTELTTLVKKESPDVVIIEATGAANPLEIVDAVTETSLYQQVELKGLITVVDAAHLLELYRSQQGATYRLMQEQIRCASVLILNKTDRIQAAEIAEISEVLRKWNAYAEILPAVRCELEPEVLLGSVGAVHTEDRSAGGEQVESGPEGAMHASHDHVMAYTHYFQNPVNSEEFERFVKELPRDIYRAKGIVTFTDTSSRFLFQYAYREADFMRITPQGEVPDVAVFIGEHFSSGELRRELLRLEGRLLTRPAAVKRSL; from the coding sequence TTGGAACAGTCACTACCAGTATATATTTTGTCGGGATTTCTCGGCAGCGGCAAGACCACATTACTACAGCGTCTTTTGGATCATTGGAATCTTCAGGGCCTGCGGCCGGCTGTAATTATGAATGAGCTGGGTGAGGTGAACCTGGACGGCTTGCTGGTGGAGCAGTCTGTGCCGATGGCAGAGATGCTGGGCGGCTGCATTTGCTGCACGAGCAGGGGCGATTTGAGCACCGAGCTGACCACGCTGGTCAAGAAAGAATCCCCGGATGTAGTTATCATCGAGGCAACGGGCGCAGCCAACCCGCTGGAGATTGTGGATGCGGTAACGGAGACCTCTCTATATCAGCAGGTAGAGCTGAAGGGGCTGATTACCGTCGTCGATGCCGCCCATCTGCTGGAGCTCTACCGCTCCCAGCAAGGGGCTACGTACCGCCTGATGCAGGAGCAGATCCGTTGTGCATCCGTCCTGATCCTGAACAAGACGGACCGTATTCAAGCCGCAGAGATTGCAGAAATCTCAGAGGTATTACGCAAGTGGAACGCCTACGCGGAGATTCTGCCTGCGGTACGCTGTGAACTGGAGCCGGAAGTGCTGCTGGGCAGTGTGGGAGCCGTCCATACGGAAGACCGGTCTGCGGGCGGAGAGCAGGTGGAGAGCGGACCTGAGGGGGCGATGCATGCTTCCCATGATCATGTGATGGCTTACACCCATTATTTCCAGAATCCCGTGAACAGTGAGGAATTTGAACGGTTTGTGAAGGAGCTGCCGCGCGATATATACCGGGCCAAGGGGATCGTAACTTTTACCGATACCTCCAGCCGGTTTCTGTTTCAGTATGCCTACAGGGAAGCGGATTTCATGAGAATTACGCCCCAGGGAGAGGTGCCGGATGTTGCGGTATTCATCGGTGAGCATTTCTCCTCCGGAGAGCTGCGCAGGGAGCTTCTGCGCCTGGAGGGACGACTGCTGACCAGACCCGCAGCGGTCAAACGAAGCCTATAG
- a CDS encoding four-helix bundle copper-binding protein, whose amino-acid sequence MTRIQYQECINALIECMDACNYSYVSSLKEYDLADLRESIQLDRECADICSFAIQAMTRRSPFVAEILKLCADICDRCADTSSRHKHNHCQDCIDTCRNAAMACRRVSEAVEVYA is encoded by the coding sequence ATGACCCGAATTCAATATCAGGAATGCATTAATGCTTTGATTGAATGTATGGATGCCTGTAACTATAGCTATGTCTCAAGCCTCAAGGAATATGATCTGGCCGATCTGCGGGAGAGCATCCAGCTGGACCGTGAATGCGCAGACATCTGCTCCTTCGCTATTCAAGCGATGACCCGCCGAAGCCCGTTCGTGGCCGAAATCCTCAAATTATGTGCTGACATCTGTGACCGCTGCGCCGACACAAGCAGCCGTCATAAGCATAACCATTGCCAGGATTGCATCGATACCTGCCGCAATGCAGCCATGGCCTGCAGAAGGGTCAGTGAAGCTGTTGAAGTCTACGCCTGA
- a CDS encoding ABC transporter ATP-binding protein gives MLHKRIIRLPSGAAHRHARMEGGLEATNASPLITITEGSKRYGGRPVLTGISMTVLPGTASALIGRNGSGKSTLLSILAGLLKLSSGALICDRQVITTGYAPEAFPGLKLTAEDYLRCMGRIAGLPEAASASRINELLQLFSLESSRSRKLAGFSKGMLQKVNLIQSLLLRPQLLLLDEPMSGLDLPAQDTLIDILLELKAEGTALVLSVHEPQIIEAVADTVYVLHQGQNIRTIHGAEKLKSAPVVNIVYTALPGQAQQALEALPGVIHMLPERDFAGTACTELTVDQQMSDTCLKQILAAGGSIVSVKPLGGVSDLAEWMDPKNQSGSERA, from the coding sequence ATGTTACATAAGAGAATAATCAGGCTGCCGTCCGGTGCGGCCCATAGGCATGCACGAATGGAAGGAGGCCTGGAAGCCACGAATGCATCACCTCTAATTACAATTACTGAAGGCAGCAAGCGGTATGGAGGCCGCCCGGTACTGACCGGAATATCGATGACGGTTCTTCCTGGCACGGCCTCGGCTCTGATTGGCCGCAACGGGTCCGGCAAGAGTACACTGTTGTCCATCCTCGCGGGACTGCTCAAGCTGTCCTCCGGCGCTCTTATCTGCGACCGCCAGGTGATAACCACAGGTTATGCACCTGAAGCCTTTCCCGGCTTGAAGCTCACCGCCGAAGACTATCTGCGCTGCATGGGCCGGATTGCCGGGCTCCCTGAAGCGGCTTCGGCATCCCGGATCAACGAACTGCTGCAGCTGTTCAGTCTCGAATCCTCACGCAGCCGCAAGCTGGCAGGCTTCTCCAAGGGGATGCTGCAGAAAGTCAACCTGATCCAGAGCCTGCTCCTCCGGCCGCAGCTGCTCCTGCTTGATGAGCCAATGTCGGGACTGGATCTGCCGGCACAAGATACGCTTATCGATATCCTGCTGGAGCTGAAGGCGGAGGGCACGGCGCTCGTCTTGTCCGTTCATGAACCGCAGATCATCGAAGCTGTCGCGGATACAGTATATGTATTACATCAAGGGCAGAACATTCGGACGATTCATGGAGCGGAGAAGCTGAAGAGTGCTCCAGTAGTGAATATCGTCTATACGGCACTCCCGGGACAAGCCCAGCAGGCTCTGGAGGCCTTGCCTGGAGTCATTCACATGTTGCCGGAGCGGGACTTCGCCGGTACAGCTTGTACAGAGTTGACTGTAGATCAGCAAATGTCAGATACCTGCCTGAAGCAGATTCTTGCGGCGGGCGGTTCCATAGTTTCGGTGAAGCCTCTCGGGGGAGTAAGCGACCTCGCCGAGTGGATGGACCCCAAGAATCAGAGCGGGAGTGAACGCGCGTGA